In Phormidium ambiguum IAM M-71, the DNA window CCAGAAAACACTAATTTGGAAGAATTGCAGAAAGAAATGCGAAGTATTCAAAAGCGGTTGCAGGCGATGGAACCAGTGAATATGTTAGCGTTGGAAGAGTACGATCGCACGCAAGCTCGTTTAGATGAACTCACCGAAAAACTAACAACTTTAGAAGCAGAACGTACCGAACTTTTACTGCGAATTGAAAACTTTACAACCTTGAGATTTCGGGCTTTCAAAGAAGCATTTGACGCAGTAAATGAGAACTTTCAAAAAATCTTTGCCGAACTTTCCGAAGGTGATGGTAGCTTAACATTAGATAACCCAGAAGATCCCTTTGCTGGCGGACTTAACTTAGTTGCTCATCCTAAAGGAAAACCAGTCCAAAGATTAGCTTCCATGTCAGGAGGAGAAAAATCTTTAACCGCATTGAGCTTTATTTTCGCCTTACAACGCTATCGTCCATCACCTTTTTACTCTTTTGATGAAGTAGATATGTTTTTAGATGGGGCAAATGTCGAACGATTAGCTAGAATGATTAGACAACAGGCCAATCAAGCACAGTTTATCGTTGTTAGTCACAAAGGCCCTATGATCAAAGCAGCAGAAAGAGTAATTGGAGTGACTCAAGCAAGGGGAGCATACACCCAAGTTTTGGGAATTAAGTTGCAAACTGCGGCCAAACCTAACTAAACTTTCTTTAATTAAGATTGGTATTGTAAGTAGGGTTTTTCACCAGGATTCGGGATAAGTTAATGACATCTGATCAGATCCGCCTTCGCTCAGAAATTTTGGGTACACAGGTAATTACCCGCGACACGGGTAAACGCCTGGGTGTAGTTAGTCAACTTTGGGTAGATATCGATCGCCGAGAGATAGTCGCGCTCAGTTTACGAGATAACATACTAGGGATCGGCGGTGTACCTAGAAATATGTTTTTAGACCGCATCCGTCAAATTGGCGACGTGATTTTGGTAGATGATGAAAGCGTCTTAGAAGATGATGTAGATGTAGAAGCCTATAGTAACCTAGTCAACTGTGAAGTAATTACAGAAACAGGCGAACCTTTGGGTAGGGTAAGAGGTTTTAAGTTTGATATTGAAGACGGTAAACTGACATCTTTAGTTATAGCTGCTGTAGGTTTACCACAAATTCCCGATCGCATTGCAGGTTTTGAGACAATTAGTACTTATGAGTTACCCATTCAAGAAATTGTCAGCAGTGGTCCAAATCGGTTAATCGTATTTGAAGGTTCCGAAGAAAGACTGGTACAATTAACTGTGGGCGTAATGGAACGCCTGGGTATTGGTAGAGCACCTTGGGAACGGGAAGAAGACGAGTTTGCACCCCCTGTAGCTATTAGACCAGAAAATCAATTACCTAAAGGCGAACCTTTGCGTGCAGCTAACCCCCAACCAGTTCGCATCAACAAACCTGTTGTCGAACAAGATTGGGATGATGATAACTGGGAAGCAGAGCGTCCGCAACCGTTACGCAAAATGGCGCAAGCAGAACCAGTGTACGAGGAAGAGTTAGAAGACGCAAATTGGA includes these proteins:
- a CDS encoding PRC-barrel domain-containing protein, whose protein sequence is MTSDQIRLRSEILGTQVITRDTGKRLGVVSQLWVDIDRREIVALSLRDNILGIGGVPRNMFLDRIRQIGDVILVDDESVLEDDVDVEAYSNLVNCEVITETGEPLGRVRGFKFDIEDGKLTSLVIAAVGLPQIPDRIAGFETISTYELPIQEIVSSGPNRLIVFEGSEERLVQLTVGVMERLGIGRAPWEREEDEFAPPVAIRPENQLPKGEPLRAANPQPVRINKPVVEQDWDDDNWEAERPQPLRKMAQAEPVYEEELEDANWSEPPQRTFAQKAYPEPEPPRFDNRKYEDDEEDVWADDEAPKPYKAPKINIPEKKKAPEYEEEERY